A genomic region of Rhizobium sp. ARZ01 contains the following coding sequences:
- a CDS encoding dehydrogenase E1 component subunit alpha/beta: MATKTAPAIQVGKNFYSESADRTAQRLSRNVPQLDRADMLALARTMLLIRRFETRTEELFKAGIVKGTAHSSAGQEAIAAGACFSLRKNDFITTHHRGHGHCIAKGADIQGMMAELLGRIGGICGGLGGSMHVADIELNILGANGIVGASMGLGVGAALAAKQRGSDDAGIAFFGDGGSNEGIFHEALNMAALWKLPIVFLCENNLYGMSTSFADATAGGSVAGRAQSYGIPGERVDGNDPVAVYAAVSEAVARARAGEGPTLIEALTYRHGDHSMRGNLLGYRADEEIQQWLQEDPLVRMRKRLVEDWEVPEAEYESLTTEVGEAIEDAVRFAEASPEPAAQTMFDKVLAPRRTPPAPPAAGSRAITYVEAVREAIAQSIEGDDSVFLMGEDVGPVGGTFGVTRGLYDRFGGDRIINTPISEGVISGAAVGAALSGRRPIAEIQIFDFVTFMMDPIVNQAAKLRFMLGGKASVPVVFRGPQGGGIRLAAQHSQSLEAWFSHIPGLTVLAPSNPYDAKGLLIAAIRDDNPVMFLEHKLLYLGGASPVPEEPYEIEIGKADIKREGTDITVIATLAMVERALSAADTLAREGISVEVIDPRSLRPLDMDCFVRSVKKTSRCIVVHEAWRTGGLGGEIAAQITEEAFDWLDAPVERIGAVEVPMPYNDRLEREVIPTAAAIAEAVRRICHRNLPNRAEA, from the coding sequence GTGGCCACAAAAACTGCGCCTGCCATCCAGGTCGGCAAAAACTTCTATAGCGAAAGCGCAGACCGCACGGCGCAGCGCCTGTCGCGCAACGTACCGCAGCTCGACCGCGCCGACATGTTGGCACTCGCCCGCACCATGCTGCTTATTCGCCGATTCGAAACCCGAACGGAGGAACTCTTCAAGGCCGGCATAGTGAAGGGCACGGCACATTCTTCCGCCGGCCAGGAAGCAATCGCAGCCGGTGCCTGTTTCTCGCTTCGCAAGAATGACTTCATCACCACCCACCATCGTGGCCATGGTCACTGCATTGCGAAGGGTGCAGACATCCAGGGTATGATGGCCGAGCTCTTGGGCCGGATCGGCGGCATCTGCGGGGGACTCGGCGGCTCGATGCACGTGGCCGACATCGAACTCAACATTCTTGGCGCCAATGGCATCGTCGGCGCAAGCATGGGACTCGGTGTAGGCGCAGCGCTGGCCGCCAAGCAGCGTGGTTCGGATGACGCGGGCATCGCCTTCTTCGGCGACGGTGGCTCGAACGAAGGTATCTTCCATGAAGCATTGAACATGGCCGCGCTTTGGAAGCTGCCGATCGTGTTCCTGTGCGAAAACAATCTCTACGGCATGTCGACATCCTTTGCCGACGCGACTGCGGGCGGATCCGTAGCCGGTCGCGCCCAGAGCTATGGGATCCCTGGAGAACGGGTAGACGGAAACGACCCTGTTGCCGTCTACGCAGCGGTTTCGGAAGCCGTCGCGCGTGCGCGCGCCGGCGAAGGCCCCACACTGATCGAAGCGCTAACCTATCGTCACGGCGATCATTCCATGCGTGGAAACCTGCTTGGCTATCGCGCCGACGAGGAAATTCAACAGTGGCTGCAAGAAGATCCGCTGGTACGTATGCGCAAACGACTGGTCGAGGATTGGGAGGTTCCAGAGGCGGAGTACGAATCTCTGACGACTGAGGTTGGGGAGGCTATCGAGGATGCTGTGCGCTTTGCCGAAGCCTCGCCAGAGCCCGCGGCACAGACCATGTTCGACAAGGTTCTGGCGCCGCGGCGCACGCCACCGGCGCCGCCTGCAGCCGGCAGCCGTGCCATCACCTATGTCGAAGCTGTACGCGAGGCCATCGCACAGTCGATCGAAGGCGACGACAGCGTCTTCCTGATGGGCGAGGACGTGGGGCCGGTAGGCGGCACGTTCGGCGTTACCCGTGGCCTTTACGATCGTTTCGGGGGGGATCGCATCATCAACACGCCAATCTCTGAGGGTGTGATCTCGGGCGCGGCCGTTGGCGCCGCCCTGTCGGGCCGCAGGCCGATCGCGGAGATCCAGATCTTCGACTTCGTTACGTTCATGATGGATCCAATCGTCAACCAGGCGGCCAAACTCCGGTTCATGCTTGGCGGAAAGGCGTCGGTGCCTGTCGTATTCCGTGGCCCGCAAGGTGGCGGCATTCGGCTTGCTGCGCAGCATTCGCAATCACTCGAAGCATGGTTTTCCCACATCCCCGGCCTGACCGTACTGGCTCCCTCCAACCCTTACGACGCCAAGGGCTTGCTGATCGCAGCAATACGTGACGACAACCCGGTGATGTTCCTGGAACACAAGCTGCTGTATCTCGGCGGCGCGTCGCCGGTGCCGGAAGAGCCCTACGAAATCGAGATCGGCAAGGCCGACATCAAGCGCGAAGGTACCGACATCACGGTAATCGCAACGCTGGCCATGGTCGAACGTGCGCTGTCAGCCGCCGATACACTGGCGCGCGAGGGCATCAGTGTCGAAGTGATCGATCCGCGCAGCCTTCGACCGCTGGATATGGATTGCTTCGTACGTTCGGTGAAGAAGACCAGCCGCTGCATCGTCGTGCACGAGGCATGGCGAACCGGCGGGTTGGGCGGCGAAATTGCCGCGCAAATCACCGAGGAGGCCTTCGATTGGCTCGACGCCCCTGTGGAGCGCATTGGCGCGGTCGAAGTACCCATGCCTTACAATGACAGACTCGAGCGCGAAGTGATACCGACGGCAGCGGCTATAGCCGAGGCCGTGCGGCGCATCTGCCACCGCAATCTACCGAACCGCGCGGAGGCCTGA
- a CDS encoding LysR family transcriptional regulator, translating into MKIRQLEYFMHVVNTLNITHAAEHANVSQPALSRQLQLLEDELGTRLLERRPRGVALTPAGLRLADHVRTLMQNVDLIKEDIIAAETIPTGTLRISSAYSLRGLLVADVVAEFHRRYPHVSLEIQEGTSVNVREALVTHRVDLALYSDHGASRGLDRQALCTEALVLLSPPDAGLSMDSPVAVSLLSELDLVLTPNPNGLRRVVDDVLLPHPKPRNPPVIVETNSIIMDLVSRGGLHSILPYSATYQAYLRGDISIAPIAGMSWPWVIATSRDRPHSAAMRVFMKLIAEATQRLVQTRTWLTAELPPDE; encoded by the coding sequence ATGAAAATACGCCAGCTCGAATACTTCATGCATGTGGTCAACACGCTGAACATTACGCATGCAGCCGAGCACGCCAATGTCTCGCAGCCGGCGCTGAGCCGACAGTTGCAACTGCTGGAGGACGAACTGGGCACGCGCCTTCTGGAACGGCGGCCGCGAGGGGTAGCCTTGACACCCGCAGGCCTGCGGCTGGCCGATCACGTGCGCACGCTCATGCAGAACGTGGACCTCATCAAGGAAGACATCATCGCGGCCGAGACAATCCCCACTGGTACGTTGCGGATCTCTTCTGCCTATTCACTCAGGGGACTCCTTGTCGCTGACGTTGTGGCCGAGTTTCACCGCCGCTATCCGCATGTCAGCCTCGAAATCCAGGAGGGTACCTCGGTCAACGTGCGCGAAGCGCTCGTGACGCATCGCGTTGATCTGGCGCTCTATTCCGATCACGGGGCCTCGCGCGGCCTCGACCGGCAAGCGCTCTGCACCGAGGCGCTTGTTCTGCTGTCTCCACCAGATGCAGGGCTATCAATGGATTCTCCTGTGGCCGTTTCGCTCCTGAGCGAGCTTGATCTCGTATTGACGCCGAATCCGAACGGTCTGCGCCGGGTGGTCGACGATGTGCTGCTGCCGCACCCAAAGCCGCGCAATCCGCCCGTCATCGTTGAAACTAACAGCATCATCATGGATCTGGTTTCACGGGGCGGATTGCACAGCATATTGCCCTACAGCGCCACGTATCAGGCCTATCTGCGCGGCGACATCTCCATTGCCCCTATTGCCGGCATGAGCTGGCCCTGGGTCATCGCCACCTCTCGCGACCGACCTCATTCGGCAGCGATGAGGGTGTTCATGAAACTGATCGCCGAAGCCACCCAAAGGCTCGTACAGACGCGAACGTGGCTGACAGCCGAACTTCCGCCCGACGAATAG